Proteins encoded together in one Shewanella oneidensis MR-1 window:
- a CDS encoding YjaG family protein encodes MTKKTGFFKRLKALELPQKKLFAIALCQRMLPNYQLFSEVCEFGDPAVLSTVLELLWQSQYDNKLKFNIDVHLQRLEDNTPEPADFDTYGVYPAMDAVVALSTLLGAIQTNLEEDITNISKLSSSTVANYIETISDVDLTDDALDDYVFAHEVMEEERALQNTLLEIIEENPKITAEFVKGLRKDIIEAGVSNIGISVA; translated from the coding sequence ATGACCAAAAAAACGGGCTTCTTTAAGCGTTTAAAAGCGCTAGAACTACCACAGAAAAAACTCTTTGCCATTGCCCTTTGCCAACGAATGTTACCCAACTATCAATTGTTTTCAGAGGTTTGCGAGTTTGGAGATCCTGCGGTACTAAGCACAGTGCTCGAGCTTCTTTGGCAATCCCAGTACGACAACAAGCTGAAGTTCAATATTGATGTGCATTTACAGCGCTTAGAAGACAACACCCCAGAACCCGCCGATTTTGACACCTACGGTGTTTATCCTGCGATGGATGCCGTGGTTGCGCTCTCCACTTTACTTGGGGCGATTCAAACCAATCTTGAGGAAGATATCACCAATATCAGCAAGTTATCCTCAAGCACTGTGGCAAACTACATTGAAACCATTAGCGATGTGGATTTAACCGATGACGCCTTAGATGACTATGTCTTCGCCCATGAAGTGATGGAAGAAGAAAGAGCACTGCAAAATACGCTGCTCGAAATCATCGAAGAAAATCCCAAAATTACCGCCGAATTCGTTAAAGGTTTGCGTAAAGATATTATCGAAGCGGGTGTATCGAATATCGGTATCAGCGTCGCGTAA
- a CDS encoding DUF3319 domain-containing protein — protein MKKLVYQGFILTNSEGRTDTWKLTISEQNRIGSLFELRRLVNYYLELGIVPATRTSLQDAKQTQNSMSKNTLKPRKRES, from the coding sequence ATGAAAAAACTCGTTTATCAAGGATTTATCTTAACAAACAGCGAAGGCCGTACCGATACTTGGAAACTCACCATAAGCGAGCAAAATCGTATTGGTTCTTTGTTTGAGCTGCGCCGTTTAGTCAATTATTACCTTGAACTCGGCATTGTGCCCGCCACACGTACTAGCCTGCAAGATGCAAAGCAAACGCAAAACTCCATGAGCAAAAATACCCTTAAACCCCGTAAACGCGAATCTTAA
- the lldR gene encoding LysR family transcriptional regulator LldR, whose protein sequence is MADDVGGELQLIYLFVHLVNAGSFSQAAKDLDMPIATVSRKLAKLEEKLDKQLFMRSTRKLRLTEEGLALFQRYQSVIAQFDELSGIGSDKPEGTLRIAAPISIISIIFIHALNEFGRLYPDIRLHISQSNELVDLIDKGIDVAIVGGAQPDSSWVSSTLGELDYRLFATPEYLAHAPELTHPDDLENHQLIKVWPLFNWHLKHPNGESFYFNGPTKLTLTDLHGAIQATLDHGGILYGPELFVKQQIKEGRLKVLLPEWIGEQRRISILYHQRSQQPLKVRVFIEFMQSKAPELFSMA, encoded by the coding sequence ATGGCGGATGATGTTGGCGGCGAGCTACAGTTAATTTACCTGTTTGTGCATTTAGTCAATGCGGGGAGTTTTTCCCAAGCTGCTAAAGATCTCGATATGCCTATCGCTACAGTGAGTCGTAAGCTGGCAAAACTTGAAGAAAAACTCGATAAGCAATTGTTTATGCGAAGTACCCGCAAGTTGAGGTTAACCGAGGAAGGTCTAGCGTTATTTCAGCGTTATCAAAGCGTGATTGCGCAGTTCGATGAACTCAGTGGCATAGGCAGCGATAAACCCGAAGGCACATTGCGGATTGCGGCGCCGATTTCGATTATTTCAATTATTTTTATTCACGCTTTAAATGAGTTTGGCCGTTTATATCCCGATATCCGCTTACACATTTCCCAAAGCAATGAGTTAGTGGATTTAATTGATAAAGGCATTGATGTAGCGATTGTGGGCGGTGCCCAACCTGACTCCTCGTGGGTGTCGAGCACTTTAGGTGAGCTTGATTATCGACTCTTTGCGACGCCGGAATATTTAGCCCATGCCCCTGAATTAACCCATCCCGATGATCTTGAAAATCATCAGCTGATCAAAGTTTGGCCGCTGTTTAATTGGCATTTAAAGCACCCTAATGGCGAGTCTTTCTATTTTAATGGCCCAACAAAACTCACGCTCACGGATCTCCATGGTGCGATTCAGGCGACTTTAGATCATGGCGGCATTCTCTATGGGCCAGAATTATTTGTAAAACAACAGATTAAAGAGGGGCGTTTAAAAGTGCTCTTACCGGAATGGATTGGCGAACAACGTAGGATTTCGATTCTTTATCACCAGCGTAGTCAGCAACCGCTGAAGGTGAGGGTGTTTATCGAGTTTATGCAGTCTAAGGCGCCCGAACTTTTTTCAATGGCTTAA
- a CDS encoding AEC family transporter, giving the protein MTILTPLFAVFGIMLLGTLVQKLRFLPVETDQVLNQYVYYIAFPAVLLIALAQQPIEEILQWRFIAGYSAAMLVIYLMCIGISLLVNPKQHAIAAVRALNATFGNTAFIGIPLLVIIFPEQQSALVAAIASLLSVLMFAVALVSLELTTNKHRQHHAVVIMCLAITKNPIVIGCFIGISISALGITLPSGVALMIQQIGNTSSPCALFAVGMVLAKAMRYQKDSKLFSLTNFVELCLINLFKLILQPALVFFMLKSIGVTGDYLVMGVILSALPTAASVYLLAQRYNTQASTCAQGILFGTIVTFFSLPILEQLVKTYS; this is encoded by the coding sequence ATGACCATTTTAACCCCTCTGTTTGCCGTCTTCGGGATCATGCTACTGGGCACACTTGTGCAAAAACTGCGTTTTCTCCCAGTTGAAACCGACCAAGTGCTCAATCAATATGTCTACTATATTGCGTTTCCTGCTGTACTCTTGATTGCACTGGCGCAGCAACCGATTGAGGAAATTCTGCAATGGCGGTTTATCGCAGGCTACAGTGCCGCCATGCTGGTGATTTACCTAATGTGTATTGGTATATCATTACTCGTTAACCCAAAACAGCATGCTATCGCCGCCGTGCGCGCCCTCAACGCCACCTTTGGCAATACCGCATTTATTGGTATTCCGCTGCTGGTGATTATATTTCCTGAACAACAAAGCGCCCTGGTCGCCGCCATAGCCAGTTTATTGTCCGTGCTTATGTTTGCTGTGGCCTTGGTCTCGCTGGAGCTTACGACAAATAAACACAGACAACACCACGCTGTGGTAATTATGTGTTTGGCCATCACTAAAAACCCCATCGTTATCGGCTGCTTTATCGGCATTAGTATCTCGGCGCTTGGGATCACACTGCCGTCTGGCGTGGCATTAATGATCCAACAAATAGGTAATACCTCAAGCCCCTGCGCCCTATTTGCCGTCGGCATGGTATTAGCTAAAGCCATGCGTTACCAAAAAGATAGTAAGTTATTCAGCCTGACAAATTTTGTCGAACTGTGCCTTATCAACCTCTTTAAATTAATCCTACAACCCGCATTGGTTTTCTTCATGCTTAAAAGCATTGGCGTTACAGGAGATTACTTAGTAATGGGCGTTATCCTCAGTGCCTTACCTACGGCGGCCAGTGTCTATTTACTTGCTCAGCGCTATAACACCCAAGCCTCAACCTGTGCGCAGGGGATATTATTTGGCACTATTGTGACTTTTTTCAGCTTGCCCATTTTAGAACAACTTGTTAAAACCTATTCATAA
- the recN gene encoding DNA repair protein RecN has translation MLCQLSINNFAIVRFLELDFSPGMTSITGETGAGKSIAIDALGLCLGNRADASSVRPGASKTEVSARFSLHDVPLAKRWLEDNDLELDDECILRRTIGSDGRSRAYINGNPVPLTQLKLLGQLLVGIHGQHAHHAMLKSEHQLTLLDSYANHRLLIDTVTASYQRCKQIEAELKQLEASQHERIARKQLVQYQVEELDEFDLKVGEFEEIEQEHKRLANGTELVDSCQASLYLLTDGEESNIESLLNKVVSLAENLQSYDPALTNVSTMLNEALIQVQESAGELQHYLSKLELDPAYFAYLEERLSKAMQLARKHHVSPDKLAEHHLALKAELTTLDDDETKLEEIQLQVEASKSAYLANAQKLSQSRARYAKELDKLVTQSIHELNMPKGKFTIEVNFNPEIMSVNGSDNIEFMVTTNPGQPLQPISRVASGGELSRIGLGIQVITAKKVATPTLIFDEVDVGISGPTAAVVGRMLRSLGESTQVLCVTHLPQVAGNGHQHMFVNKFNKAGSTETTMTPLDKEQRIQELARLLGGDTITSNTLANARELLQ, from the coding sequence ATGCTTTGCCAACTCAGCATCAATAATTTCGCTATCGTCCGTTTTCTCGAACTGGATTTTAGCCCCGGTATGACCAGCATTACCGGCGAAACTGGTGCCGGTAAATCCATCGCCATCGACGCCTTAGGCCTGTGCCTAGGCAATCGCGCCGATGCCAGCAGTGTCCGTCCTGGCGCGAGTAAAACCGAAGTCAGTGCCCGATTTTCGCTACACGATGTTCCCCTTGCTAAACGTTGGCTCGAGGATAACGATCTCGAACTTGATGACGAATGTATTCTACGGCGCACCATTGGTAGCGATGGCCGCTCACGCGCCTATATTAATGGCAATCCCGTACCTTTAACTCAACTCAAATTACTCGGGCAATTGCTTGTGGGGATCCATGGTCAGCACGCCCACCACGCCATGCTAAAGAGTGAACATCAACTAACCTTGCTCGACAGCTATGCTAACCATAGACTGCTGATTGATACCGTCACGGCCAGTTATCAACGCTGCAAACAAATCGAAGCTGAACTCAAGCAATTAGAAGCCTCGCAGCATGAACGTATTGCCCGTAAACAGCTGGTGCAATATCAAGTTGAAGAGCTAGATGAATTCGACCTCAAGGTCGGTGAATTTGAAGAAATTGAGCAAGAGCATAAACGCCTCGCCAATGGCACTGAACTGGTGGATAGCTGCCAAGCCAGCCTATATTTACTCACTGACGGCGAAGAGAGCAATATTGAGTCACTGCTTAACAAGGTAGTAAGCCTTGCCGAAAACCTGCAAAGCTACGATCCTGCATTGACCAATGTCAGCACTATGTTGAATGAAGCCCTCATTCAAGTACAAGAGAGTGCAGGAGAATTACAGCATTACCTGAGTAAACTCGAACTCGATCCAGCGTATTTTGCCTATCTAGAGGAAAGACTCTCAAAGGCCATGCAACTGGCACGTAAGCACCATGTCAGCCCTGACAAATTAGCCGAGCATCATTTGGCACTCAAAGCGGAACTCACAACCCTCGATGACGATGAAACTAAGTTAGAGGAAATCCAACTCCAAGTTGAAGCGAGTAAATCAGCTTACTTAGCAAACGCACAAAAACTGAGTCAGAGCCGCGCGCGCTATGCAAAAGAGCTGGATAAACTGGTGACTCAATCCATCCACGAGCTGAATATGCCCAAGGGTAAGTTCACTATTGAAGTTAATTTTAATCCCGAGATTATGTCGGTAAATGGTAGCGATAACATAGAGTTTATGGTCACAACCAACCCAGGACAGCCTTTACAACCGATTTCACGGGTTGCCTCTGGCGGTGAATTGTCTCGTATCGGTTTAGGGATCCAAGTGATAACCGCCAAGAAAGTAGCCACTCCTACCCTTATTTTTGATGAAGTGGATGTCGGAATTTCAGGCCCGACCGCTGCTGTGGTTGGCAGAATGCTGCGTAGCTTAGGGGAATCGACTCAAGTACTTTGTGTAACCCATTTACCTCAAGTTGCAGGTAATGGTCATCAACATATGTTTGTGAATAAATTCAACAAGGCGGGAAGTACAGAAACCACAATGACGCCTTTGGATAAGGAGCAACGTATCCAAGAATTAGCCAGACTTCTCGGTGGCGACACGATTACCTCTAACACTCTCGCCAATGCACGAGAACTATTACAGTAA
- a CDS encoding phosphatidylglycerophosphatase A, producing the protein MKLLSQDQALSRLSLKNPIHFLALGFGSGLAAKAPGTFGTLAAIPVYLLLAQLPLAWYLAATLVCVIAGIYICDKAANDMGVHDHGAIVWDEVAGLLITMIAAPAGILWLAVGFALFRLFDILKPWPIRWLDAKVEGGFGIMIDDVLAGVFALICLQVIVVISQ; encoded by the coding sequence ATGAAGTTGTTATCCCAAGATCAGGCGCTATCGCGCCTGTCCCTTAAAAATCCCATTCATTTTTTAGCCCTCGGTTTTGGCAGTGGCTTAGCGGCTAAAGCTCCCGGTACTTTTGGCACTTTGGCGGCGATTCCTGTCTATTTACTGTTGGCGCAGTTACCTTTGGCGTGGTATTTAGCCGCAACTTTAGTGTGCGTGATTGCTGGGATTTATATCTGTGATAAGGCCGCTAATGACATGGGGGTACACGACCATGGCGCGATTGTATGGGATGAAGTTGCAGGTTTATTGATCACTATGATTGCCGCCCCCGCCGGTATTCTGTGGCTCGCAGTCGGTTTTGCGCTGTTTCGGCTATTTGACATCCTAAAACCATGGCCGATTCGATGGCTTGATGCCAAAGTGGAAGGTGGTTTTGGCATTATGATAGATGATGTCTTAGCAGGTGTTTTTGCACTTATTTGTCTGCAAGTGATTGTCGTTATTAGCCAATAA
- the thiL gene encoding thiamine-phosphate kinase: MKEFQLIECYFNHRGPTRRDVKLSIGDDCALVQPAENKSIAISCDTLVENVHFFPDIPPQALGYKALAVNLSDLAAMGAEPAWMTLALTLPEVNETWLSGFSEGLFEAADYYGIALIGGDTTRGPRAINITVHGQVPQGKALTRHGAKAGDWIYVTGTLGDSALGLDLIRCVQHARAEHKEFLINRHYRPTPRVLAGQSLRSLASSAIDLSDGFISDIGHILKASKVGAVVDVGAIPLSRAMQDTVSEEHALGYALTGGEDYELLFTVPEAQKGALETALSHAGTKFVRVGQICAGSKLKLQLNGELFTPPYHGFEHF; encoded by the coding sequence GTGAAAGAATTCCAACTTATTGAATGTTATTTCAATCACCGCGGCCCGACGCGCCGTGATGTCAAATTAAGTATTGGTGACGATTGCGCCCTTGTGCAGCCCGCCGAAAACAAGTCGATCGCCATTTCCTGCGATACCTTAGTCGAAAATGTTCACTTCTTCCCTGATATTCCACCTCAAGCCTTAGGTTACAAAGCCCTAGCGGTAAATCTTTCTGATTTAGCGGCAATGGGGGCTGAGCCTGCATGGATGACGCTTGCACTCACTTTGCCTGAGGTTAACGAGACATGGCTAAGTGGTTTTAGTGAAGGCCTCTTTGAAGCGGCAGATTATTACGGTATTGCCTTAATTGGTGGTGACACGACTCGCGGGCCCAGAGCGATTAATATCACAGTGCATGGGCAAGTGCCGCAAGGTAAAGCATTGACTCGTCATGGTGCTAAAGCTGGCGACTGGATCTATGTGACGGGGACGCTTGGTGATTCAGCCTTAGGGCTGGACTTGATCCGCTGTGTGCAACATGCACGAGCGGAGCACAAAGAGTTCTTAATTAATCGCCATTATCGTCCGACACCGAGAGTATTAGCGGGGCAGTCATTACGCTCTTTGGCATCCAGTGCCATCGATCTATCCGACGGTTTTATCTCGGATATTGGGCATATCCTCAAGGCGTCAAAGGTTGGTGCGGTCGTTGATGTTGGCGCTATTCCTTTATCTCGTGCGATGCAAGACACCGTGAGTGAAGAGCATGCTTTAGGTTATGCACTCACGGGTGGCGAAGATTATGAGCTGTTATTTACTGTGCCAGAGGCGCAAAAAGGTGCGTTAGAAACCGCCCTCAGCCATGCAGGTACTAAGTTTGTCCGTGTTGGGCAAATCTGTGCGGGCAGTAAGCTTAAGTTGCAACTTAATGGTGAGCTATTTACGCCACCGTACCATGGTTTTGAGCATTTTTAA
- the nusB gene encoding transcription antitermination factor NusB → MKPSERRKARRLAVQAIYSWQLSGNNIADVEHEFLTEQSLDGVDVAYFRELFAGVATKKTQLDELIIPHLDRPIDEVSPVEKAIVRLAAYELTFRKDVPFKVAINEAIELAKAFGADESHKFVNGLLDKLVARK, encoded by the coding sequence ATGAAGCCTTCTGAGCGCCGCAAGGCCCGCCGTTTAGCCGTTCAAGCCATCTATTCATGGCAACTAAGCGGGAATAATATTGCCGATGTCGAGCATGAGTTTTTAACTGAACAGAGTCTCGATGGTGTAGACGTAGCTTATTTTCGTGAGCTATTTGCAGGCGTTGCAACTAAGAAAACCCAACTGGATGAGTTGATCATTCCACACTTAGATCGCCCCATTGATGAGGTGTCTCCAGTGGAGAAAGCCATAGTACGCTTAGCGGCCTATGAGCTGACTTTCCGTAAAGATGTGCCATTTAAAGTTGCCATTAACGAGGCGATTGAATTGGCTAAAGCTTTCGGTGCGGATGAAAGCCATAAGTTTGTTAATGGATTACTCGACAAACTGGTTGCACGTAAGTAA
- the ribE gene encoding 6,7-dimethyl-8-ribityllumazine synthase codes for MNVVQGNIEAKNAKVAIVISRFNSFLVESLLEGALDTLKRFGQVSDENITVVRVPGAVELPLAARRVAASGKFDGIIALGAVIRGGTPHFDFVAGECNKGLAQIALEFDLPVAFGVLTTDTIEQAIERSGTKAGNKGGEAALSLLEMVNVLQQLEQQL; via the coding sequence ATGAACGTAGTTCAAGGTAATATCGAAGCGAAGAATGCCAAAGTTGCGATTGTAATTTCGCGTTTTAACAGCTTTTTAGTCGAAAGCCTGCTTGAAGGTGCACTTGACACGCTGAAACGTTTTGGCCAAGTCAGTGATGAAAACATCACTGTTGTCCGTGTACCTGGTGCGGTTGAGTTACCGCTGGCTGCACGTCGTGTTGCCGCAAGTGGTAAGTTTGACGGTATTATTGCACTTGGTGCGGTAATCCGTGGTGGTACCCCTCACTTTGATTTTGTTGCAGGCGAATGTAACAAAGGTCTGGCTCAAATTGCATTAGAGTTCGATCTGCCCGTTGCTTTCGGTGTATTGACTACAGATACCATTGAACAAGCTATTGAGCGTTCAGGTACTAAAGCGGGTAACAAAGGCGGCGAAGCTGCTCTAAGCTTGCTTGAAATGGTCAACGTTCTGCAACAGCTTGAACAACAGTTGTAA
- the ribBA gene encoding bifunctional 3,4-dihydroxy-2-butanone-4-phosphate synthase/GTP cyclohydrolase II → MALHSIEEIIEDIRQGKMVILMDDEDRENEGDLILAAEMVTPEAINFMAKYGRGLICQTMTKARCQQLNLPLMVTNNNAQFSTNFTVSIEAAEGVTTGISAHDRAVTVKAAVAKDAKASDLVQPGHIFPLMAQDGGVLTRAGHTEAGCDLARLAGLEPSGVIVEILNEDGTMARRPDLEIFSEKHGIKIGTIAALIEYRNTKETTVVREAKCKLPTRFGEFDMVTFRDTIDNQLHFALVKGEVKPDCLVRVHLQNTFNDLLHSERDQQRSWPLEKAMARISAEGGVLVLLGNQEHSSEILAKVKAFEAEDQGQTPVSAKWQGTSRRVGVGSQILASLGVTKMRLLSSPKRYHSLSGFGLEVTECVAE, encoded by the coding sequence ATGGCGCTGCACAGTATAGAAGAGATCATCGAGGATATTCGTCAAGGCAAAATGGTTATTTTGATGGATGACGAGGACAGAGAAAACGAAGGCGATCTGATTTTGGCGGCCGAAATGGTGACGCCAGAAGCGATTAACTTTATGGCGAAATACGGCCGCGGGTTAATCTGCCAAACGATGACCAAGGCCCGTTGCCAGCAGTTAAATCTGCCCTTGATGGTAACCAATAACAATGCGCAGTTCTCGACCAACTTTACGGTATCGATTGAAGCTGCCGAAGGCGTAACCACAGGGATTTCGGCCCACGATCGCGCTGTAACCGTTAAAGCGGCCGTAGCAAAAGATGCTAAAGCGTCGGACTTAGTTCAGCCTGGGCATATCTTCCCGTTAATGGCGCAGGATGGTGGCGTATTAACCCGCGCAGGTCACACTGAAGCGGGCTGTGATTTAGCCCGTTTAGCAGGGCTTGAACCATCGGGGGTGATTGTTGAAATTTTGAACGAAGACGGCACTATGGCCCGTCGCCCAGATTTAGAGATTTTCTCTGAAAAACATGGCATTAAAATCGGCACTATTGCGGCCCTGATTGAATACCGTAATACCAAAGAAACGACCGTTGTGCGTGAAGCCAAATGCAAACTGCCAACCCGTTTCGGTGAGTTCGATATGGTGACCTTTAGGGATACTATCGACAATCAATTGCACTTTGCCTTAGTGAAAGGCGAGGTGAAGCCTGACTGTTTAGTACGGGTACATTTACAGAATACCTTTAACGATCTACTTCACTCTGAGCGTGATCAGCAACGTAGCTGGCCGCTCGAAAAAGCGATGGCGCGGATTTCTGCCGAAGGTGGTGTATTAGTACTGCTTGGCAATCAGGAACATTCCAGTGAAATCCTCGCCAAAGTCAAAGCCTTTGAAGCGGAAGATCAAGGTCAGACCCCAGTATCGGCTAAATGGCAAGGCACCTCACGCCGTGTAGGTGTGGGTTCGCAAATCCTCGCCAGTTTAGGCGTGACAAAAATGCGACTCTTAAGCTCGCCCAAACGTTATCACTCACTTTCAGGCTTTGGCCTTGAAGTGACCGAATGCGTAGCTGAGTAA
- a CDS encoding riboflavin synthase gives MFTGIIEAVGTLRKLERKGDDIRLTVASGKLDLTDVRLGDSIATNGVCLTVVQQLADGYVADVSAETVSLTGFANYKVGTKVNLEKAVTPTTRLGGHMVSGHVDGIATVEQRLARGQAIEFWLAAPTELARYIAHKGSITIDGVSLTVNEVDGHRFRLTIVPHTAGETTLVDLKAGDKVNIEVDLIARYLERLMRFDSKETQGGGVTMEMLARAGFVR, from the coding sequence ATGTTTACTGGGATTATTGAGGCCGTTGGTACACTGCGAAAGCTTGAGCGTAAAGGCGATGATATTCGCTTAACGGTCGCCAGTGGCAAACTGGATTTAACCGATGTGCGTTTAGGCGACAGTATCGCCACCAACGGTGTATGTTTGACCGTGGTTCAACAGTTAGCCGATGGCTATGTGGCTGATGTGTCAGCTGAAACCGTCAGCCTTACAGGTTTTGCAAACTATAAAGTGGGTACTAAGGTCAATCTTGAAAAGGCCGTCACCCCAACTACTCGTTTAGGCGGCCATATGGTGAGTGGTCATGTGGATGGGATTGCTACTGTTGAGCAGCGTCTTGCTCGTGGTCAAGCAATCGAATTTTGGTTAGCGGCTCCCACGGAGCTTGCTCGCTATATTGCCCATAAAGGTTCTATCACGATTGATGGCGTGAGCCTGACAGTAAACGAAGTCGATGGACACCGTTTTCGATTAACGATTGTGCCCCATACTGCAGGTGAAACCACGTTGGTGGATTTAAAAGCAGGCGATAAGGTCAATATTGAAGTGGACTTAATTGCCCGTTATTTAGAGCGTTTAATGCGTTTTGACAGCAAAGAAACCCAAGGCGGAGGGGTGACCATGGAAATGTTAGCCCGTGCTGGCTTTGTGCGTTAG
- the ribD gene encoding bifunctional diaminohydroxyphosphoribosylaminopyrimidine deaminase/5-amino-6-(5-phosphoribosylamino)uracil reductase RibD: MNWSVLDNQMMSRAIQLARKGFYTTRPNPSVGCVIVNDNQIVGEGYHQKAGEPHAEVHALRMAGELARGATAYVTLEPCSHYGRTPPCALALINIGVKRVVVAVEDPNPQVGGRGIQMLRDAGIQVDVGLHRDEAYALNLGFMKRMESGLPWVTVKLAASLDGKTALSNGVSKWITGPEARRDVQRLRLRSCALITGIETVLADDPSLNVRYSELGSLRAQLSESQVLQPLRVVLDSRARMPITAALFAIESPILLVSTVSYSSDFMVQLPAHVTCLQLPAIEGRISLSALLSYLGKSCNQVLIEAGATLAGAFIGSGLADELVLYQAMKILGGQGRNLLELPDYQMMADIPTLKLVDERKVGADTRFTLRLESNPSLANK; this comes from the coding sequence ATGAATTGGTCAGTACTCGATAACCAAATGATGAGCCGAGCTATTCAATTGGCTCGCAAAGGATTTTATACCACTCGCCCCAATCCCAGTGTGGGCTGCGTTATCGTTAACGATAACCAGATTGTCGGTGAAGGTTATCATCAAAAAGCCGGAGAGCCCCACGCTGAAGTGCATGCGCTGCGCATGGCTGGCGAGCTTGCCCGTGGCGCGACTGCTTATGTCACCTTAGAACCCTGCAGCCATTATGGTCGTACGCCGCCCTGCGCCTTGGCGCTGATCAATATTGGTGTAAAGCGGGTGGTGGTGGCGGTTGAAGATCCTAATCCGCAGGTCGGCGGGCGCGGTATTCAAATGCTGCGCGATGCGGGTATTCAAGTGGATGTGGGCTTGCATCGTGATGAGGCCTATGCCTTAAATCTTGGTTTTATGAAGCGCATGGAGTCGGGTCTACCTTGGGTGACGGTAAAGCTTGCCGCGAGTCTTGATGGTAAAACTGCGTTATCAAACGGGGTGTCTAAATGGATCACTGGCCCTGAAGCTCGCCGCGATGTGCAGCGCTTAAGATTACGATCCTGCGCGCTGATCACGGGGATTGAAACGGTACTGGCCGATGATCCATCGCTCAATGTGCGCTACTCAGAGCTTGGCAGTTTAAGAGCGCAATTGAGTGAGTCGCAGGTTTTACAGCCGCTGCGAGTGGTTTTGGACAGTCGCGCCCGCATGCCTATCACGGCAGCATTGTTTGCGATTGAATCACCCATTTTATTAGTCTCGACAGTGAGCTATTCGTCAGACTTTATGGTGCAATTACCCGCCCATGTGACTTGCCTCCAATTACCAGCCATTGAGGGTCGAATCTCCTTGTCTGCACTATTAAGCTATTTAGGCAAAAGCTGTAATCAGGTGCTTATCGAAGCGGGCGCGACTTTAGCTGGCGCCTTTATCGGCTCAGGATTAGCCGATGAATTAGTGCTTTATCAAGCGATGAAAATCCTTGGCGGCCAAGGACGTAATCTACTTGAATTACCCGATTATCAAATGATGGCCGATATTCCGACCCTCAAATTGGTCGACGAGCGTAAAGTGGGCGCGGATACGCGCTTCACCTTGAGGCTCGAGTCCAATCCATCTTTAGCGAATAAGTGA
- the nrdR gene encoding transcriptional regulator NrdR, translating to MHCPFCSATDTKVIDSRLVAEGHQVRRRRECTECHERFTTFEGAELVMPRVIKRDGTRQPFDEEKLQAGMLRAVEKRPVSMDEIEQALSKIKSTLRATGEREVPSEMIGNLMMEQLMSLDKVAYIRFASVYRAFEDVSEFGEAIAKLQK from the coding sequence ATGCATTGTCCATTTTGCAGCGCGACAGATACCAAAGTGATCGATTCCCGATTAGTGGCGGAAGGCCATCAAGTGCGTCGCCGTCGAGAATGCACCGAATGCCACGAACGATTCACCACCTTCGAAGGTGCCGAATTAGTGATGCCACGGGTGATTAAACGTGATGGCACGCGCCAACCCTTCGATGAAGAAAAATTGCAAGCGGGCATGTTGCGTGCGGTCGAAAAGCGCCCCGTCTCCATGGATGAAATCGAGCAGGCCTTAAGTAAAATTAAATCGACACTACGGGCTACTGGCGAGCGTGAAGTGCCTTCAGAGATGATAGGTAACTTGATGATGGAGCAGTTAATGAGCCTAGATAAAGTCGCCTACATTCGTTTCGCATCGGTTTATCGCGCCTTTGAGGATGTCTCCGAATTCGGTGAGGCGATTGCTAAGCTGCAAAAATAG